In Sphaerisporangium krabiense, the DNA window CCGTCTCCTGTCTGTGACTGAGCCCGTCTTCCGCTCCTGACGCGGATTCCCGCCGCCTCGTGACGACGTCCTAGACGAGAGCCGTAACGCCGTCCTTTCCGCGTGCTTGGACACCCCATTGGCGGACATGATTCTCGATGGTGGGCCGGTAGCGTGCGCGTACCGGGATGAGTGGGAGACTGCGGGCATGGCACGCCCTGAGGTGACCTACGACGACGTGGTCGCCGCCCGCGAACTGCTGGACGGTGTGATCGTCCCGACGCCGCTGCTGCATTCCCGGGTCCTCTCGGAGATGGTCGGCGGGCCGGTGTACCTCAAGTGCGAGAACCTGCAACGGGCGGGCTCGTTCAAGGTGCGCGGGGCCTATGTCCGCATCGCCCGGCTGTCCGAGGAGGAGCGGGCGCGGGGCGTGGTGGCCGCGAGCGCGGGCAACCACGCCCAGGGGGTCGCGCTGGCGTCGGGGCTGCTCGGCTGCAAGGCGACGGTGTTCATGCCGCACGGCGCGCCGCTGCCGAAGGTCGAGGCCACGCGCTCCTACGGCGCGGATGTGATCTTCGCGGGCACCGTCGTGGACGAGGCGCTGGCCGCCGCGCGCGAGTACGCCGAAGAGACCGGGGCCGTCTTCATCCACCCCTTCGACCATCCCGACATCGTCGCGGGTCAGGGCACGGTCGGCCTGGAGATCGTCGAACAGCTTCCCGAGGTCGGGACGATCACCGCGGCCGTGGGCGGCGGCGGGCTCGCGGCGGGGGTCGCGCTCGCGGTCAAGTCGATGCGCCCCGGCGTCAAGATCGTCGGGGTGCAGGCCGAGCGCGCCGCCGCCTACCCGGCCTCGCTCGCCGCCGGGCACCCCGTCGCGGTGGACCCCGCGTCCACGATGGCGGACGGCATCGCGGTCGGCCGCCCCGGCGACATCACCTTCGAAATGATCCACTACCTGGTCGACAGCGTGGTCACGGTCTCGGAGGAGACGCTGTCCCGGGCGCTGCTGCTCTGCCTGGAGCGCACGAAGCTCGTGGTCGAGCCCGCGGGCGTGGCCGGG includes these proteins:
- the ilvA gene encoding threonine ammonia-lyase, whose amino-acid sequence is MARPEVTYDDVVAARELLDGVIVPTPLLHSRVLSEMVGGPVYLKCENLQRAGSFKVRGAYVRIARLSEEERARGVVAASAGNHAQGVALASGLLGCKATVFMPHGAPLPKVEATRSYGADVIFAGTVVDEALAAAREYAEETGAVFIHPFDHPDIVAGQGTVGLEIVEQLPEVGTITAAVGGGGLAAGVALAVKSMRPGVKIVGVQAERAAAYPASLAAGHPVAVDPASTMADGIAVGRPGDITFEMIHYLVDSVVTVSEETLSRALLLCLERTKLVVEPAGVAGVAALLELPRAFEPPVVAILSGGNIDPLLLSRVLRHGLSVAGRYLAFRIRLPDHPGALATLLARLADLGANVLDVGHERVNPRLHLDEAEVLLHLETRGPIHCDEVLTGLRRFGYKLIFT